The following coding sequences lie in one Filimonas effusa genomic window:
- a CDS encoding HU family DNA-binding protein produces MNKGELIEKIAGDAGISKKQAGAALDSFTEAVAKTLKKGDKVTLVGFGTFSVSKRAARTGRNPQTGATIKIKAKKVAKFKAGKELSSKI; encoded by the coding sequence ATGAACAAAGGAGAACTGATTGAAAAGATCGCAGGCGACGCAGGTATTTCTAAGAAACAAGCTGGTGCTGCACTGGATTCATTTACAGAAGCAGTAGCTAAAACGTTGAAGAAAGGAGATAAAGTAACTCTCGTAGGCTTTGGTACCTTCTCTGTTTCTAAAAGAGCTGCCCGCACCGGACGTAATCCACAGACAGGAGCCACTATCAAAATCAAAGCTAAAAAAGTAGCTAAATTTAAAGCAGGTAAAGAGCTGTCATCTAAAATATAA
- a CDS encoding ArsR/SmtB family transcription factor, protein MAKKAISKSSTASTKPVEFNKPALRRTLLLLRAVSHPVRQKMLKLIDKKKTILVKDLTAKVNLEPAVVSQHLTILKNVGLVSADREGRSFNYYIHYPVLEQINALVEEIK, encoded by the coding sequence ATGGCAAAAAAGGCAATCAGCAAATCAAGTACAGCGAGCACTAAACCAGTAGAATTCAACAAACCCGCCCTCAGGCGTACACTACTGCTGTTACGTGCCGTATCTCATCCTGTTAGACAGAAAATGCTCAAACTGATTGATAAGAAAAAAACAATTCTCGTGAAAGACCTTACTGCCAAAGTAAATCTTGAACCAGCTGTTGTTTCCCAGCACCTGACCATTCTGAAAAACGTGGGACTTGTTTCTGCAGATCGCGAAGGCCGGTCTTTCAACTACTACATCCATTATCCCGTGTTAGAACAAATAAACGCATTAGTAGAAGAGATCAAATAG
- a CDS encoding carbamoyl phosphate synthase preATP-grasp domain-containing protein, which produces MSKTLSSNESNPSAKKKIIVLGSGPNRIGQGIEFDYCCVHGLLAIKECGYEAIMVNCNPETVSTDFDIADKLYFEPVFWEHLWEIIELEQPEGVIVQLGGQTALKLAKRLHEKGIKIIGTSFDSMDIAEDRGRFSDLLKELEIAYPQYGTAFTAEEAIEVANKVGYPVLVRPSYVLGGQRMRIVINDEEVEKAVISLLKHIPDNKILIDHFLDRCQEAEIDGIFDGTNFHVMGVMEHIEPAGIHSGDSNAVLPAFNLTPMVITTMEYYAEKIARALDIRGLINIQFAIKDGKVYVIEANPRASRTTPFIAKAYGIPYLNIATKVMLGAATLKDFEMKKQLKGYAIKEPVFSFDKFPGVNKELGPEMKSTGEAIRFIKDLRDPYFRTLYKERSMHLSK; this is translated from the coding sequence ATGAGCAAGACACTTTCCTCCAACGAATCTAATCCGTCCGCTAAGAAAAAGATCATTGTTTTAGGCAGTGGCCCTAATAGAATTGGTCAGGGTATCGAGTTTGACTATTGTTGTGTGCATGGCCTCCTGGCCATTAAAGAATGTGGCTACGAAGCCATCATGGTCAACTGTAACCCGGAAACAGTATCTACCGATTTCGATATCGCGGATAAATTGTATTTCGAACCCGTATTCTGGGAACATCTCTGGGAAATCATTGAACTGGAACAACCCGAAGGCGTTATCGTACAGCTGGGAGGACAAACAGCGTTGAAACTCGCAAAACGCCTCCACGAAAAAGGTATCAAGATCATCGGTACTTCGTTCGATAGCATGGATATCGCCGAAGACCGCGGCCGTTTCAGCGACCTGCTGAAAGAGCTGGAGATCGCTTACCCACAGTATGGTACCGCCTTCACCGCTGAAGAAGCCATTGAAGTGGCTAACAAAGTAGGTTACCCCGTACTCGTTCGCCCCTCCTATGTATTAGGCGGCCAGCGTATGCGTATCGTTATCAATGACGAAGAAGTTGAAAAAGCAGTCATCAGCCTGCTGAAACATATTCCGGACAATAAGATCCTGATCGACCACTTCCTCGATCGCTGCCAGGAAGCAGAAATAGACGGCATCTTCGACGGTACCAACTTCCACGTAATGGGAGTAATGGAGCATATTGAACCGGCAGGTATTCACAGCGGTGACAGCAACGCGGTTCTACCCGCCTTTAACCTCACCCCCATGGTAATTACCACCATGGAATACTATGCAGAAAAGATTGCCCGCGCCCTCGATATCCGCGGCCTCATCAATATCCAGTTTGCCATCAAAGACGGCAAAGTGTACGTTATTGAGGCTAACCCGCGCGCATCAAGAACTACTCCTTTCATCGCAAAAGCTTACGGTATCCCTTACCTGAACATCGCTACCAAAGTAATGCTCGGCGCCGCTACCCTGAAAGACTTTGAAATGAAAAAACAACTGAAAGGTTACGCAATAAAAGAACCAGTGTTCAGCTTCGATAAGTTCCCGGGTGTAAATAAAGAACTGGGACCTGAAATGAAAAGCACCGGAGAAGCTATCCGCTTCATTAAGGACCTCAGAGACCCTTACTTCCGCACGCTCTACAAAGAAAGAAGTATGCACCTGAGCAAATAA
- the radA gene encoding DNA repair protein RadA, with product MSKIKTAFFCSNCGYESPKWLGKCPSCSQWNTFVEEVLDKGSSRSDDGWKNYSDNKRGSRTVALDEVSSTEERRLVTADSELNRVLGGGIVPGSIVLVAGEPGIGKSTLFLQSALQLKDIVTLYVSGEESEQQIKMRATRLNISNPNFYLLTETATNIIFQEIKKLKPQLVVVDSIQTLQSSFIESSPGSVSQIRECAAELQRFAKETNTPVFLIGHITKDGSIAGPKILEHMVDTVLQFEGERNYTYRILRTLKNRFGSTAELGIYEMTTEGMRSVINPSEILLTHKEEQLSGGAIAATIEGLRPLLIEVQALVTPSVYGTPQRTVSGFDLRRLQLLLAVLEKRGGFQFGLKDVFLNIAGGLKVEDPSIDLAVICALLSSYEDIPVPQHICFAGEVGLNGEIRAVNRVEQRIAEAEKLGFEKIVVSRHNKKGFDNKQFSIEVVALGRVDEVYQLLF from the coding sequence ATGAGTAAGATAAAAACAGCCTTTTTTTGTAGTAATTGCGGTTATGAAAGCCCCAAATGGCTGGGAAAATGTCCTTCCTGCAGCCAGTGGAACACATTCGTAGAAGAAGTATTGGACAAAGGCAGTTCCAGGTCAGACGACGGATGGAAGAACTACTCCGATAATAAACGCGGCTCACGAACTGTTGCATTGGATGAAGTAAGCAGTACCGAAGAGCGCCGCCTCGTAACCGCCGACTCAGAATTAAATCGCGTACTCGGAGGCGGCATTGTGCCAGGCAGCATTGTACTGGTAGCCGGCGAACCAGGCATCGGCAAAAGCACCCTGTTCCTTCAAAGTGCCTTACAACTGAAAGACATCGTGACCCTCTATGTAAGCGGAGAAGAAAGCGAACAGCAGATTAAAATGCGCGCCACCCGTTTAAACATCAGCAACCCTAATTTTTACCTCCTTACCGAAACAGCCACTAATATCATCTTCCAGGAGATAAAAAAGCTGAAACCGCAACTGGTGGTTGTCGATTCCATACAAACGTTACAGTCCAGCTTTATTGAATCTTCCCCGGGCAGTGTTTCCCAGATAAGAGAATGCGCAGCCGAACTGCAACGTTTTGCCAAGGAAACCAACACTCCTGTATTTCTCATAGGTCATATTACCAAAGACGGTAGCATCGCCGGCCCCAAAATACTGGAGCATATGGTCGACACTGTACTTCAATTCGAAGGCGAGCGTAACTATACCTATCGTATCCTGCGTACGCTCAAGAACAGGTTCGGCAGTACCGCCGAACTGGGTATTTATGAAATGACCACCGAAGGTATGCGCTCGGTGATCAATCCTTCCGAAATACTGTTAACCCACAAAGAAGAGCAGCTTAGCGGTGGCGCCATCGCCGCTACTATTGAAGGCCTCCGCCCCCTGCTTATAGAAGTACAGGCACTGGTTACACCCAGCGTTTATGGCACGCCACAGCGTACCGTAAGTGGCTTCGACCTGCGCCGACTGCAACTGCTCCTGGCCGTACTGGAAAAACGCGGCGGCTTCCAGTTTGGTCTCAAAGACGTTTTCCTGAACATCGCCGGCGGCCTCAAGGTAGAAGACCCTTCTATAGACCTGGCCGTTATTTGCGCCCTCCTATCTTCTTACGAAGACATTCCCGTTCCCCAGCACATCTGCTTTGCCGGCGAAGTAGGTCTCAACGGCGAAATACGCGCCGTCAACCGCGTTGAACAACGCATCGCCGAAGCCGAAAAACTCGGGTTCGAAAAGATCGTCGTTTCCCGCCACAACAAAAAAGGCTTCGACAACAAACAGTTCTCTATAGAAGTAGTAGCACTTGGCAGAGTAGATGAAGTGTACCAGCTGCTGTTTTAG
- a CDS encoding ComF family protein: MWLSAFLHLFFPHVCAGCGNDQLQQHDVICAECMAMLPYTGFLQHEGNPVEKVFYGRIPVKAAGSLLYFTRPSIVQHLMQAVKYQGNQEAGRWMGQILGSAMLQSERFNHINAIIPVPLHKRKQQQRGYNQAFLLAKGISNVLQVPVVDGVLVKQASTATQTHKGRTERMNILQNTFSLTTPEVLHQKHLLLVDDIITTGATLEACGQALLNAKPASLNITSVAYTLL; the protein is encoded by the coding sequence ATGTGGCTGAGCGCATTTCTGCACCTGTTCTTCCCGCACGTTTGCGCAGGCTGCGGCAACGATCAGTTGCAGCAACACGACGTAATATGCGCAGAATGTATGGCAATGCTGCCCTATACAGGCTTCCTGCAACATGAGGGTAACCCCGTTGAAAAGGTCTTTTATGGTAGGATTCCCGTAAAAGCAGCAGGCAGTCTTTTATACTTCACCCGCCCTTCCATTGTCCAGCATCTGATGCAGGCAGTGAAATACCAGGGAAATCAGGAAGCAGGACGCTGGATGGGTCAAATACTGGGCAGCGCAATGCTGCAATCGGAAAGATTTAACCACATAAACGCCATCATACCGGTACCACTGCATAAACGAAAACAACAGCAAAGGGGCTACAACCAGGCCTTCCTGCTGGCAAAAGGGATTAGTAATGTGTTGCAGGTGCCCGTTGTCGATGGCGTACTCGTAAAACAAGCCTCCACAGCCACTCAAACCCACAAGGGACGTACAGAAAGGATGAACATCCTGCAAAATACCTTCAGCCTTACAACGCCGGAAGTGCTGCATCAGAAACACCTGCTGCTGGTAGATGATATCATTACTACAGGCGCCACCCTCGAAGCCTGCGGACAGGCCCTACTCAACGCCAAACCAGCGTCTCTTAATATTACCAGCGTGGCCTATACATTGCTCTGA
- a CDS encoding glutathione peroxidase yields MTKYAIFCLMCIIAVTAVFARPRPPKSIYDFKIQALDGTTIDFKAFKGKKILIVNTASKCGYTKQYKGLEALYQSHKDKLVIVGFPSDNFGGQEYQEDSEIASFCEKNYGVTFPLTTRVDVKGEKATPIYQYLTQKSQNGVLDATIGWNFNKFLIDENGKLVAHFESKVTPESPELTKLLN; encoded by the coding sequence ATGACCAAATATGCTATATTCTGCCTGATGTGCATTATAGCGGTGACAGCCGTTTTTGCAAGGCCCAGGCCGCCTAAGTCGATCTACGACTTCAAAATACAGGCGCTGGATGGCACTACCATCGACTTTAAAGCCTTTAAAGGCAAAAAGATCCTGATCGTAAATACCGCCTCAAAATGCGGTTATACGAAACAATACAAAGGGCTGGAAGCATTATACCAGTCACACAAAGACAAACTCGTGATCGTAGGTTTCCCCTCCGACAATTTCGGCGGACAGGAATACCAGGAAGACAGCGAGATCGCTTCTTTCTGTGAAAAGAATTACGGGGTAACCTTCCCGCTCACGACCCGTGTAGACGTTAAAGGTGAAAAGGCCACTCCTATTTACCAATACCTGACCCAAAAGTCGCAGAACGGCGTACTCGATGCAACCATTGGCTGGAATTTCAACAAGTTCCTGATCGATGAGAACGGTAAACTGGTAGCGCATTTTGAAAGCAAAGTGACGCCGGAAAGCCCGGAGCTCACCAAATTATTGAACTAG
- a CDS encoding DNA polymerase III subunit: MQFQDVIGQHEVKQHLAEIVQHNRLSHALLFLGKEGSGVLPLALAFAQYVTCTGRSGKSKAPAEASLSMFGEAEAPAVAAEPLSDACGVCPACIKAKQLIHPDIHFSYPVIPKKSGDKPVSSDYATEWRSFLGQQPYGNAFDWLQSIGAENKQGNITADECNDILRKLSLKSFESEYKILVMWMPEYLGKEGNKLLKLIEEPPPNTLFVLVAENEEQILATILSRCQLVKVPLLESSDIENGLMQRNGTAPEQARQVAGIAEGNYREALQLLQHAGEDWQALLRDWLNATLKGGPAAQVKWIEEVSRMGREKQKQFLRYFNHLLEQSIRIRVMGAEKLMLSDQDKDFAQRLNKIAGVSQQQVLIEELDKAAYYIERNANAKMLFHALTIKLYHIIQDKALILAE, encoded by the coding sequence GTGCAATTTCAAGATGTTATAGGTCAGCACGAGGTTAAACAACATTTGGCAGAAATAGTCCAGCATAACAGGCTGAGCCACGCGTTGTTATTCCTGGGCAAAGAGGGAAGCGGCGTATTGCCGCTTGCACTCGCATTTGCCCAGTATGTAACCTGTACCGGGCGTTCAGGCAAATCAAAGGCGCCGGCAGAAGCCAGCTTATCCATGTTTGGCGAAGCAGAAGCGCCTGCCGTAGCGGCAGAACCCCTCTCAGATGCCTGCGGTGTTTGCCCGGCCTGCATTAAAGCAAAGCAACTTATCCATCCCGATATTCACTTCTCCTACCCCGTTATTCCTAAAAAAAGCGGCGACAAACCCGTCAGCAGTGATTATGCCACCGAATGGCGTTCGTTTCTCGGCCAACAGCCCTACGGCAATGCATTCGACTGGCTCCAAAGCATTGGCGCCGAAAACAAACAAGGTAATATCACCGCCGACGAGTGTAACGACATACTCCGCAAACTAAGCCTGAAAAGCTTCGAAAGCGAGTACAAAATACTCGTGATGTGGATGCCCGAATACCTGGGTAAGGAAGGAAATAAACTCTTGAAACTGATTGAAGAACCGCCACCTAATACCTTATTCGTACTTGTTGCCGAAAACGAGGAACAGATCCTTGCTACTATCCTGAGCCGTTGCCAGCTCGTAAAAGTGCCTTTGCTGGAAAGCAGCGACATCGAAAACGGCCTGATGCAACGCAACGGAACAGCCCCCGAACAGGCGCGCCAGGTAGCAGGCATCGCCGAAGGTAATTACCGCGAGGCCCTGCAACTGCTCCAGCATGCAGGTGAAGACTGGCAGGCGCTGTTGCGCGACTGGCTCAACGCCACCTTGAAAGGAGGTCCCGCAGCACAGGTGAAATGGATTGAAGAAGTAAGCCGCATGGGCCGCGAAAAACAAAAGCAGTTCCTCCGCTACTTCAACCACCTGCTCGAACAAAGTATAAGAATAAGGGTAATGGGAGCGGAAAAGCTGATGCTGTCAGACCAGGACAAAGACTTTGCCCAGCGACTCAACAAAATAGCAGGGGTAAGTCAGCAACAGGTGCTGATAGAGGAACTCGACAAAGCTGCTTACTATATAGAACGCAATGCCAACGCGAAAATGCTGTTCCACGCGCTCACAATCAAGCTGTACCATATTATTCAGGATAAAGCCCTAATTTTGGCAGAATAG
- the ricT gene encoding regulatory iron-sulfur-containing complex subunit RicT has protein sequence MNVHDWLMNLPFNDPESTCKVVEVSFNQGSRKEFYRNPTLQYFEKGAYVSVEGVSGFDVGEVSLTGELVRMQLKKKGVDEFNPEMKKILRRSSDKDLELFQHHKGREQQVQMRSRAIARQLNLQMKLSEVEIQADGKKATFFYTADDRVDFREMIKIFASEFKIKVEMRQIGIRQEAAKVGGIGSCGRELCCSTWLTDFKSVTTTAARYQNLSINQTKLSGQCGRLKCCLNYELDTYLDALQQFPDNAETLGTTRGTANLIKKDIFKNLMWYVLPDSNKQYPLTIHRVIEIKRLNARGEKVDELQAVEVISTKPKEIEPQFVDVVGQISLRSLERGSQRRKNKEREQRGNGAGKQQRAGGNDRAAGNERAANDRSGNERSGNGDNNRNQQRSQQGNAKPAQQKQSGQGRGNERNQGGEKNQGNRNQNAEPRQANEQRQKGERNQGNERSQGNERGQGNERNQAERNQNQAQSERNQGGSGKPERQQGDRNQGNNQRGNNGGERQGGEQRQQKSEQKGAEQRNQGEQSNQPERNQNQSSGEQRGNNRGNRNNPRGQQRPPQNPQQRPPQQDSPPGTGNE, from the coding sequence ATGAACGTACACGATTGGTTGATGAATCTTCCCTTTAACGACCCCGAAAGCACTTGCAAGGTCGTGGAAGTAAGCTTCAACCAGGGTAGTCGAAAAGAATTTTACCGTAATCCTACTTTACAATATTTCGAAAAAGGCGCCTATGTTAGTGTAGAAGGAGTTAGCGGCTTTGACGTAGGAGAAGTAAGTCTTACCGGCGAGTTGGTACGTATGCAGCTCAAGAAAAAAGGCGTTGACGAGTTCAACCCCGAAATGAAAAAGATCCTTCGCCGTTCTTCAGATAAGGATCTCGAATTATTCCAGCATCATAAAGGCCGCGAACAGCAGGTACAAATGCGCAGTCGTGCAATTGCACGGCAACTCAACCTGCAAATGAAGCTCAGCGAAGTGGAAATACAGGCCGACGGTAAAAAAGCAACCTTCTTTTATACCGCCGATGATCGTGTGGATTTCCGCGAAATGATCAAAATATTTGCCTCCGAATTCAAGATAAAGGTGGAAATGAGGCAGATTGGTATCCGCCAGGAAGCCGCAAAAGTAGGCGGCATCGGAAGCTGCGGCCGCGAATTATGCTGCAGCACCTGGTTAACCGACTTCAAAAGTGTTACCACTACTGCAGCCCGTTACCAGAACCTGAGCATCAACCAAACCAAACTCAGCGGTCAGTGCGGCCGTCTGAAATGTTGCCTCAACTATGAGCTCGATACTTACCTCGATGCCTTACAACAGTTTCCGGATAACGCCGAAACACTGGGCACCACAAGGGGTACAGCCAACCTCATAAAGAAGGATATCTTCAAAAACCTGATGTGGTACGTGCTGCCCGATAGCAATAAGCAATACCCGTTAACCATTCACCGCGTAATAGAGATCAAACGATTGAATGCCCGCGGCGAAAAAGTAGATGAATTGCAGGCTGTTGAAGTAATAAGCACCAAGCCCAAAGAAATAGAACCGCAGTTTGTAGATGTAGTAGGCCAGATAAGCCTCCGCAGCCTCGAACGTGGCAGCCAGCGCCGCAAGAACAAAGAACGCGAACAACGCGGAAACGGCGCCGGCAAACAACAACGTGCCGGCGGTAACGACCGCGCAGCAGGAAACGAACGCGCCGCCAACGACCGCTCAGGCAACGAACGTTCCGGTAACGGCGATAATAACCGTAACCAGCAACGCAGCCAGCAGGGCAACGCCAAACCTGCGCAACAAAAACAATCCGGACAGGGTCGCGGCAACGAACGTAACCAGGGCGGAGAAAAAAACCAGGGTAACCGTAACCAGAATGCGGAACCAAGGCAAGCCAATGAGCAACGCCAGAAGGGTGAACGTAACCAGGGTAACGAACGCAGTCAAGGTAACGAACGCGGCCAGGGCAACGAACGTAACCAGGCAGAACGCAACCAAAATCAGGCGCAATCCGAACGTAACCAGGGCGGCTCCGGCAAACCCGAACGCCAGCAGGGCGATCGTAACCAGGGTAACAACCAGCGCGGAAATAACGGTGGCGAACGCCAGGGCGGTGAACAACGTCAGCAAAAAAGTGAACAAAAAGGCGCAGAACAGCGTAACCAGGGTGAACAAAGTAACCAGCCAGAGCGCAACCAGAACCAGTCTTCAGGTGAACAGCGTGGTAACAACAGGGGAAACAGGAACAACCCACGTGGGCAACAAAGGCCTCCACAAAATCCACAACAACGCCCTCCCCAGCAAGATTCACCCCCAGGCACGGGAAATGAATAA
- a CDS encoding porin family protein — protein sequence MKTKFALLAFAAISSTGLWAQSVTPSTTNTNPGGIYLRGSFSLANISTNGDGTVNSSNNLATFNAGFLGDLPLNDMFSLQAGLFLQGKGAKANSYANDNDHSQNYVKYKFRPYYLQVPVNFAVKIPMGDDSRFFIGAGPFVSMGLWGKATREVNVLGSTTTTKEDIKFESIDGNDPDDSRLDRLKRFEFGLNGTAGIEAGRFLVGVTYDWGLSKINQQFENENNDKNKFRTLSVNVGFRL from the coding sequence ATGAAAACTAAATTCGCACTATTAGCGTTTGCTGCCATAAGCAGTACAGGATTGTGGGCACAGAGCGTAACTCCTTCTACTACTAATACCAACCCCGGTGGTATTTATCTCAGAGGTTCCTTTAGCCTGGCAAACATTTCAACAAACGGCGATGGTACCGTAAACAGCTCTAATAACCTGGCTACTTTTAACGCCGGCTTCCTGGGCGATTTACCCTTAAATGACATGTTCTCCCTGCAGGCAGGTTTATTCCTCCAGGGCAAAGGCGCTAAGGCCAACAGCTATGCAAATGACAATGACCATAGCCAGAACTATGTGAAGTACAAGTTCAGACCTTACTACCTTCAGGTTCCCGTAAACTTTGCAGTGAAAATCCCTATGGGCGACGATAGCCGGTTCTTTATCGGAGCAGGTCCCTTCGTATCTATGGGCCTGTGGGGTAAAGCAACCAGGGAAGTGAATGTGCTGGGTAGTACCACCACAACCAAAGAAGACATCAAATTCGAATCTATCGACGGAAACGATCCGGATGACTCCCGCCTCGACAGGCTGAAAAGATTTGAATTCGGCTTAAACGGTACCGCTGGTATTGAAGCAGGCCGCTTCCTGGTAGGCGTAACCTACGACTGGGGTTTGAGCAAGATCAACCAGCAGTTTGAAAATGAAAACAACGACAAAAATAAATTCCGTACGTTAAGCGTTAACGTAGGTTTCAGGTTGTAG
- a CDS encoding FtsX-like permease family protein, with translation MLHKLLHKLIKGGAGRSRFVMAAAGLSVALLLILGAVQLQVNYNSLLYGKSNQDSIANFLVINKVVNNQTLGATTLSTAELADLRSQPFIDGVGLLTPSRFKLSAESVSEHMPFYSELFFESVPDEFIDVTNDAWRWNEQSQFIPMIIPNMFLDLYNFGFATSQSLPQLTQDLVKNLPIKVNVRTGTTVVSFYAKVVGFSDRISSILVPQSFMDWANNKYGSGLPAQTSRVVIRTRDAGNPALTAYLRAHELTTDADKTRFSKYRQIVDTVVNISGATGIVMLAFALLVFTLFIQLTIASCKDEIVLLVTIGAAPAQLYRFLMRQFFPSNVVIVGAALVVITVLQWWLAGFLSDKNMELPALVGWPTVVAALLILLVLWIVNRSTIRKYISIMDKKES, from the coding sequence ATGTTACACAAATTATTACATAAGCTAATAAAAGGCGGTGCGGGCAGAAGCCGCTTTGTAATGGCAGCGGCGGGATTGTCTGTGGCACTGCTGCTTATTCTTGGTGCTGTTCAGTTACAGGTAAATTATAACAGCCTGTTATATGGCAAGAGCAACCAGGATAGTATTGCCAACTTTCTTGTCATTAACAAGGTTGTGAACAATCAAACGCTGGGGGCTACTACACTTTCCACTGCTGAACTTGCCGATTTACGCAGTCAGCCTTTTATTGATGGGGTGGGGCTTTTAACGCCCAGCCGTTTTAAGTTATCGGCGGAGAGTGTAAGCGAGCATATGCCGTTTTATTCCGAATTGTTTTTTGAAAGCGTTCCTGATGAATTCATCGATGTTACCAATGATGCCTGGAGGTGGAATGAACAGTCGCAGTTTATACCGATGATCATTCCCAATATGTTCCTTGACCTGTATAATTTTGGTTTTGCCACATCGCAAAGCCTGCCTCAGCTGACACAGGACCTGGTAAAGAATCTGCCTATCAAGGTAAATGTGAGGACGGGGACGACTGTTGTTTCCTTTTATGCAAAGGTGGTGGGTTTCAGTGATCGTATATCGTCGATACTGGTGCCACAGTCGTTTATGGACTGGGCCAATAACAAGTATGGAAGTGGGTTGCCTGCCCAGACTTCCAGGGTGGTGATCCGCACCCGCGATGCCGGCAACCCGGCTCTTACGGCTTATTTGCGTGCGCATGAGCTTACTACCGATGCCGATAAAACCCGTTTCAGCAAATACCGGCAGATCGTAGATACCGTGGTAAACATTTCGGGCGCCACGGGAATTGTAATGCTGGCGTTTGCGCTGCTGGTTTTCACGCTGTTCATTCAGCTTACGATTGCCTCCTGTAAGGATGAGATCGTTTTACTGGTTACTATTGGAGCGGCGCCGGCTCAATTATATCGTTTCCTGATGCGCCAGTTCTTTCCTTCCAATGTTGTAATTGTGGGTGCGGCGCTGGTGGTGATCACAGTGTTGCAATGGTGGCTTGCGGGTTTCCTTAGTGATAAGAATATGGAGCTTCCTGCTCTTGTGGGATGGCCTACTGTGGTTGCTGCATTGTTGATACTGCTGGTATTGTGGATCGTTAACAGGAGCACTATCCGCAAATACATTTCCATCATGGATAAGAAGGAATCGTGA
- a CDS encoding ATP-binding cassette domain-containing protein: MQIILSKVIPTPLRDKMQQRESEIWNKELVFEPGQWVKIKAPSGTGKTTLVHILYKLRHDYSGKVQWNGKDLTSCPAAELAVMRQSSISVIFQDMRLFSNLTARENIELNRILPVHPRYAVEKIDEMAARLQVSHILDQRAGLCSYGEQQRIAIIRALIQPFQWLIMDEPFSHLDEENTRKAAALIAEECTLRKAGFLLTDLDEDDYFAYTRYLGL; encoded by the coding sequence ATGCAAATAATATTAAGTAAAGTAATACCCACGCCGCTGCGTGATAAGATGCAACAGCGGGAATCGGAGATCTGGAATAAAGAGCTGGTGTTTGAGCCGGGGCAATGGGTGAAGATAAAGGCGCCCAGCGGCACGGGTAAAACAACTCTTGTTCATATCCTGTATAAGCTACGGCACGATTACTCGGGGAAGGTGCAATGGAATGGCAAGGATCTTACCAGTTGTCCGGCGGCGGAACTTGCTGTCATGCGGCAGTCTTCTATCAGTGTCATATTCCAGGATATGCGGTTGTTTTCCAATCTTACGGCTAGGGAGAACATTGAGCTCAACAGGATATTACCTGTTCATCCGCGGTATGCGGTTGAGAAGATAGATGAAATGGCTGCCAGGCTGCAGGTATCTCATATTCTTGACCAGCGTGCAGGTCTTTGCAGCTATGGCGAACAGCAGCGTATTGCCATTATAAGGGCACTCATACAACCTTTTCAATGGCTTATTATGGACGAGCCTTTCAGTCATCTTGATGAAGAGAATACCCGCAAGGCTGCGGCGCTGATTGCCGAAGAGTGCACGCTCAGGAAAGCAGGTTTCCTGCTTACCGATCTCGATGAAGATGATTACTTTGCTTATACACGGTACCTGGGGTTGTAG